A stretch of Allostreptomyces psammosilenae DNA encodes these proteins:
- a CDS encoding Glu/Leu/Phe/Val family dehydrogenase → MTDVSVLPSLIGKDATHEQVVFCNDPHSGLRAVIAIHSTALGPALGGTRFHPYATEEEAVADALALARGMTYKNALAGLDHGGGKAVIIGDPSRDKTEALLRAYGRFVQSLGGRYITACDVGTYVEDMDVVARECDHVTGRSPAHGGAGDSSILTAYGVHQGMRAAARHAWGAPSLAGRRVGVAGVGKVGHHLVDHLVEEGARVVVCDVNDAAVRRVVERHPEVEVVPDAPTLVRADLDVYAPCALGGALDDPTVEALTARIVCGAANNQLAHPGVEQALADRGVLYAPDYVVNSGGVIQVADEIEGFVFERARARAARIHDTALRIFELADAEGVPPAVAADRMAERRMAEIGRLRGIHLRGR, encoded by the coding sequence GTGACCGACGTATCCGTACTCCCCTCGCTCATCGGGAAGGACGCCACCCACGAGCAGGTGGTGTTCTGCAACGACCCGCACAGTGGACTGCGCGCCGTGATCGCGATCCACTCCACCGCGCTGGGACCGGCCCTCGGCGGCACCCGCTTCCACCCCTACGCCACGGAGGAGGAGGCGGTCGCCGACGCGCTCGCCCTCGCCCGCGGCATGACCTACAAGAACGCCCTCGCCGGGCTCGACCACGGCGGCGGCAAGGCCGTGATCATCGGCGACCCGAGCCGGGACAAGACCGAGGCGCTGCTGCGCGCCTACGGGCGGTTCGTGCAGTCCCTCGGCGGCCGCTACATCACCGCCTGCGACGTCGGCACCTACGTCGAGGACATGGACGTGGTGGCCCGCGAGTGCGACCACGTCACCGGCCGCTCCCCGGCCCACGGCGGGGCCGGCGACTCCTCCATCCTCACCGCCTACGGCGTGCACCAGGGGATGCGGGCCGCGGCCCGGCACGCCTGGGGCGCCCCCTCGCTGGCCGGCCGGCGGGTCGGCGTGGCCGGCGTCGGCAAGGTGGGGCACCACCTGGTGGACCACCTGGTCGAGGAGGGCGCCCGGGTCGTGGTGTGCGACGTCAACGACGCGGCGGTCCGCCGGGTGGTCGAGCGCCACCCCGAGGTCGAGGTCGTGCCGGACGCGCCCACCCTGGTGCGCGCCGACCTGGACGTGTACGCGCCATGTGCGCTGGGCGGGGCGCTGGACGACCCCACCGTGGAGGCGCTGACCGCCCGCATCGTGTGCGGGGCGGCCAACAACCAACTGGCGCACCCGGGCGTCGAGCAGGCGCTGGCCGACCGCGGCGTGCTGTACGCGCCCGACTACGTGGTCAACTCCGGCGGTGTGATCCAGGTCGCCGACGAGATCGAGGGCTTCGTCTTCGAGCGGGCCCGGGCGCGGGCGGCCCGGATCCACGACACGGCGCTGCGCATCTTCGAGCTCGCCGACGCCGAGGGGGTCCCGCCGGCCGTCGCCGCGGACCGGATGGCGGAGCGGCGAATGGCCGAAATCGGTCGCTTGCGCGGAATCCACCTGCGCGGTCGGTAG
- a CDS encoding DUF3073 domain-containing protein has product MGRGRAKAKQTKVARQLKYNSGGTDLDRLADELGVSSSHKSQDVDPFDDERMDDPYAKYARMYDDDSADEEDGSESSGPSSRRRA; this is encoded by the coding sequence ATGGGGCGCGGCCGGGCCAAGGCCAAGCAGACGAAGGTCGCCCGCCAGCTGAAGTACAACAGCGGCGGGACGGACCTCGACCGCCTGGCCGATGAGCTGGGCGTTTCGTCGTCGCACAAGTCGCAGGACGTCGATCCGTTCGACGACGAGCGAATGGACGACCCGTACGCCAAGTACGCGCGGATGTACGACGACGACTCCGCCGACGAAGAGGACGGCAGCGAGAGTTCAGGCCCGTCGTCACGCCGCCGGGCCTGA
- the purM gene encoding phosphoribosylformylglycinamidine cyclo-ligase → MTDQTTPNTPPGAAAPAATYAAAGVDIEAGDRAVDLMKEWVRKATRPEVVGGIGGFAGLFDASKLARYQRPLLASATDGVGTKVAIAQALDRHDTIGHDLVGMVVDDLVVCGAEPLFMTDYIATGKVVPERIAAIVKGIAEGCVLAGCALVGGETAEHPGLMRPDEYDVAGAGTGVVEADALLGADRVREGDVIIAMASSGLHSNGYSLVRHVLLERAGWALDREVAEFGRTLGEELLEPTRIYSLDCLTLARTAEVHAFSHVTGGGLAANLARVIPDHLYARLDRSTWSPAPVFRTVGEVGRMELTEIERTLNMGVGMVAVVPEHSVDVVLDVLEDRSVPAWELGEVISREAAAEQGAPRDAGAGLFGSYGA, encoded by the coding sequence GTGACCGACCAGACCACGCCGAACACTCCGCCCGGCGCCGCCGCCCCGGCCGCGACGTACGCCGCCGCGGGCGTCGACATCGAGGCCGGAGACCGGGCCGTCGACCTGATGAAGGAGTGGGTGCGCAAGGCCACCCGGCCCGAGGTGGTCGGTGGCATCGGCGGCTTCGCCGGGCTCTTCGACGCCTCGAAGCTGGCCCGCTACCAGCGCCCGCTGCTGGCCAGCGCCACCGACGGCGTCGGTACCAAGGTCGCCATCGCCCAGGCGCTGGACCGGCACGACACCATCGGCCACGACCTGGTCGGCATGGTCGTCGACGACCTGGTGGTCTGCGGCGCGGAGCCGCTGTTCATGACCGACTACATCGCCACCGGCAAGGTCGTGCCGGAGCGGATCGCGGCGATCGTCAAGGGCATCGCGGAGGGCTGTGTGCTGGCCGGCTGCGCGCTGGTCGGCGGGGAGACGGCGGAGCACCCCGGGCTGATGCGCCCCGACGAGTACGACGTGGCCGGCGCCGGCACCGGCGTGGTCGAGGCGGACGCGCTGCTGGGCGCCGACCGGGTCCGGGAGGGTGACGTGATCATCGCCATGGCCTCCTCCGGTCTGCACTCCAACGGCTACTCGCTGGTGCGGCACGTGCTGCTGGAGCGCGCCGGCTGGGCGCTGGACCGGGAGGTCGCGGAGTTCGGGCGCACGCTCGGCGAGGAGCTGCTGGAGCCGACCCGGATCTACTCGCTGGACTGCCTGACCCTGGCCCGGACCGCCGAGGTGCACGCGTTCTCGCACGTCACCGGTGGCGGCCTGGCCGCCAACCTGGCGCGGGTGATCCCGGACCACCTCTACGCCCGGCTGGACCGCTCCACCTGGAGCCCGGCGCCGGTCTTCCGCACCGTGGGCGAGGTCGGCCGGATGGAGCTGACCGAGATCGAGCGCACGCTGAACATGGGCGTCGGCATGGTGGCGGTGGTCCCGGAGCACTCGGTGGACGTGGTGCTGGACGTGCTGGAGGACCGCTCGGTGCCGGCCTGGGAGCTGGGCGAGGTGATCAGCCGCGAGGCGGCGGCGGAGCAGGGCGCTCCGCGGGACGCCGGTGCCGGCCTGTTCGGCTCCTACGGCGCCTGA
- the purF gene encoding amidophosphoribosyltransferase: MPRGDGRLSHDLLPGEKGPQDACGVFGVWAPGEEVAKLTYFGLYALQHRGQESAGIAVSNGSQILVFRDMGLVSQVFDETAIESLKGHIAVGHARYSTTGASTWENAQPTFRATATGSIALGHNGNLVNTAELAEMVAELEVDEGGGQPVSTNDTNLVTALLAGGAGRSVEETAVEVLPKVKGAFCFVFMDEHTLYAARDPQGVRPLVLGRLDRGWVVASESCALDIVGAAYVRDVEPGELIAIDEDGLRSTRFAEARPRGCVFEYVYLARPDTEIAGRSVHLSRVEMGRRLAREAPVEADLVIATPESGTPAAIGYAEESGIPFGSGLVKNAYVGRTFIQPSQTIRQLGIRLKLNPLREVIRGKRLVVVDDSIVRGNTQRALVRMLREAGAAEIHIRISSPPIKWPCFFGIDFASRAELIANGLSVEEITTSLGADSLAYISLDAMVEATTLPKDRLCRACFDGEYPMELPDPQLLGKHLLEKPAARV, translated from the coding sequence GTGCCACGTGGTGACGGACGACTCAGCCACGACCTGCTCCCCGGCGAGAAGGGCCCCCAGGACGCTTGCGGCGTCTTCGGTGTCTGGGCCCCCGGCGAGGAGGTCGCAAAACTCACCTATTTCGGGCTTTATGCACTCCAGCACCGCGGACAGGAGTCCGCCGGCATCGCGGTGAGCAACGGCTCGCAGATCCTCGTCTTCCGGGACATGGGCCTGGTCTCGCAGGTCTTCGACGAGACCGCCATCGAGTCCCTCAAGGGCCACATCGCGGTGGGCCACGCCCGCTACAGCACCACCGGTGCGTCCACCTGGGAGAACGCCCAGCCGACGTTCCGCGCGACGGCCACCGGCTCGATCGCGCTCGGTCACAACGGCAACCTGGTCAACACGGCCGAACTCGCCGAGATGGTCGCCGAGCTGGAGGTCGACGAGGGCGGCGGCCAGCCCGTCTCCACCAACGACACCAACCTGGTCACCGCGCTGCTCGCGGGCGGCGCGGGGCGCAGCGTCGAGGAGACCGCCGTCGAGGTGCTCCCGAAGGTCAAGGGCGCCTTCTGCTTCGTCTTCATGGACGAGCACACCCTGTACGCCGCGCGCGACCCGCAGGGCGTCCGCCCGCTGGTGCTGGGTCGGTTGGACCGCGGCTGGGTGGTGGCGAGCGAGAGCTGCGCGCTGGACATCGTCGGCGCCGCCTACGTGCGGGACGTCGAGCCGGGCGAGCTGATCGCCATCGACGAGGACGGGCTGCGCTCGACCCGGTTCGCCGAGGCCCGCCCCCGCGGCTGCGTCTTCGAGTACGTCTACCTGGCCCGCCCGGACACCGAGATCGCCGGTCGCAGCGTGCACCTGTCCCGGGTGGAGATGGGCCGGCGGCTGGCCCGCGAGGCCCCGGTCGAGGCCGACCTGGTGATCGCGACCCCGGAGTCCGGCACGCCGGCAGCGATCGGGTACGCGGAGGAGAGCGGCATCCCGTTCGGTTCCGGCCTGGTGAAGAACGCCTATGTGGGGCGCACCTTCATCCAGCCCAGCCAGACCATCCGCCAGCTGGGCATCCGGCTGAAGCTGAACCCGCTGCGCGAGGTGATCCGCGGCAAGCGCCTGGTGGTCGTGGACGACTCGATCGTGCGGGGCAACACCCAGCGGGCGCTGGTGCGGATGCTGCGCGAGGCCGGGGCGGCGGAGATCCACATCCGGATCTCCTCCCCGCCGATCAAGTGGCCGTGCTTCTTCGGCATCGACTTCGCCAGCCGGGCCGAGCTGATCGCCAACGGGCTGTCCGTCGAGGAGATCACCACCTCGCTGGGCGCCGACTCGCTGGCCTACATCTCGCTGGACGCCATGGTGGAGGCCACCACCCTCCCCAAGGACCGGCTGTGCCGGGCGTGCTTCGACGGGGAGTACCCGATGGAGCTGCCGGATCCGCAGCTGCTCGGCAAGCACCTTCTGGAGAAGCCGGCCGCCCGCGTCTGA
- a CDS encoding sterol carrier family protein, whose amino-acid sequence MPSRPPRPSRPRLRRFDPARSARALLAEADAWVEVVRRLADHHRAAELLDAPSGLTGWRIRDLLAHVVMGMEEVPARLAEPRPERAEMDLLGWIGATAGAAATVDELARADAETAAATPPGALVERFRAARQRLAEAVAAEPAERPVPTRYAPMSLGDRVVTRIVELVVHGDDLQRALAAHSERQSEGEGREAPHGAPPPQAVAALPAALPAEFPHDRQALATVVRLFADALAASAPGGAVEVRVPPFAVVQCVEGPRHTRGTPPNVVETDPLTWLRLATGRTRWVEAVGAAAVTASGERSDLAPHLPLMG is encoded by the coding sequence ATGCCGAGTCGACCACCGCGCCCCTCCCGTCCTCGACTGCGCCGGTTCGATCCCGCCCGGTCCGCCCGAGCCCTGCTCGCCGAGGCGGACGCCTGGGTGGAGGTGGTCCGCCGGCTGGCCGACCACCACCGGGCCGCGGAACTGCTCGACGCGCCGAGCGGGCTGACCGGCTGGCGCATCCGGGACCTGCTGGCCCACGTGGTGATGGGCATGGAGGAGGTGCCGGCGCGCCTCGCCGAACCCCGGCCCGAGCGGGCCGAGATGGACCTGCTGGGCTGGATCGGGGCGACGGCCGGCGCCGCGGCCACCGTCGACGAGCTGGCCCGCGCTGACGCCGAGACCGCCGCCGCGACGCCTCCGGGCGCGCTGGTCGAGCGCTTCCGGGCGGCCCGCCAGCGGCTCGCCGAGGCGGTGGCCGCCGAGCCGGCGGAGCGCCCCGTGCCGACCCGCTACGCGCCGATGTCCCTGGGCGACCGCGTGGTCACCCGGATCGTGGAGCTCGTCGTGCACGGCGACGACCTGCAGCGCGCGCTCGCAGCCCACTCGGAGAGGCAATCGGAAGGGGAAGGCCGGGAAGCCCCGCACGGTGCACCGCCGCCCCAGGCGGTGGCCGCCCTCCCGGCCGCCCTCCCGGCCGAGTTCCCGCACGACCGGCAGGCCCTCGCCACGGTGGTCCGGCTGTTCGCCGACGCGCTGGCCGCCTCCGCCCCCGGCGGGGCGGTGGAGGTCAGGGTGCCGCCGTTCGCCGTGGTGCAGTGCGTGGAGGGGCCGCGGCACACCCGGGGCACCCCGCCGAACGTCGTGGAGACGGATCCGCTCACCTGGCTCCGGCTGGCCACCGGCCGGACGCGCTGGGTGGAGGCGGTCGGGGCCGCGGCCGTCACCGCCTCCGGGGAACGCAGCGACCTCGCCCCCCACCTCCCGCTGATGGGCTGA
- the purL gene encoding phosphoribosylformylglycinamidine synthase subunit PurL, giving the protein MSDTVDTHLDTVSRAARTPEVEQPWAELGLKPDEYQRIRDILGRRPTASELAMYSVMWSEHCSYKSSKVHLRQFGEKAPASEAMLVGIGENAGVVDVGQGYAVTFKVESHNHPSYIEPYQGAATGVGGIVRDILAMGARPVAVMDPLRFGAADHPDTRRVLPGVVAGIGGYGNCLGLPNIGGEVVFDPCYQGNPLVNALCVGVMRHEDIHLAKASGAGNKVILYGARTGGDGIGGVSVLASETFDSTGPAKRPAVQVGDPFQEKLLIECTLELFAEKLVVGIQDLGGAGLSCATSELASAGSGGMRVELDTVPLRDSTLSPEEILMSESQERMCAVVEPGKVDRFMEICEKWDVIATVIGEVTDGDRLEIFWHGEQVVDVPPRTVAHEGPVYQRPLARPDWQDALQADAPTAERLARPATGEELRETLLKVVASPNQADKSWITAQYDRYVLGNTVLAQPEDSGMVRIDETTGLGVALATDGNGRYAKLDPYTGAQLALAEAYRNVAATGARPLAVTDCLNFGSPEDPAVMWQFAEACRGLADACQTLGTPVTGGNVSFYNQTGETAIHPTPVVGVLGVIDDVERRTPIGFTEDGQLLYLLGETRDELGGSAWAQVVHDHLGGLPPRVDLEAERLLAEVLIAGSRDGMLDAAHDLSDGGLAQALVESCLRGGRGARVVLPEGADPFVTLFSESAGRAVVAVPRSEELRFTDMCRARGLAATRIGVVDGDALEVQGQFSVSLEELRATSEATLPKLLA; this is encoded by the coding sequence ATGTCCGACACGGTCGACACCCACCTCGACACCGTCAGCCGCGCCGCGCGGACCCCCGAGGTCGAGCAGCCCTGGGCCGAGCTGGGCCTGAAGCCGGACGAGTACCAGCGCATCCGCGACATCCTCGGCCGCCGCCCCACCGCCTCCGAGCTCGCGATGTACTCGGTGATGTGGTCCGAGCACTGCTCCTACAAGTCGAGCAAGGTGCACCTGCGGCAGTTCGGTGAGAAGGCCCCGGCGAGCGAGGCGATGCTCGTCGGCATCGGCGAGAACGCCGGCGTCGTCGACGTCGGCCAGGGCTACGCCGTGACCTTCAAGGTCGAGTCGCACAACCACCCGTCCTACATCGAGCCCTACCAGGGCGCGGCCACCGGCGTCGGCGGCATCGTCCGGGACATCCTCGCCATGGGCGCCCGCCCGGTCGCCGTGATGGACCCGCTGCGGTTCGGCGCCGCCGACCACCCGGACACCCGCCGGGTGCTGCCCGGCGTCGTCGCCGGCATCGGCGGCTACGGCAACTGCCTGGGCCTGCCCAACATCGGCGGCGAGGTCGTCTTCGACCCCTGCTACCAGGGCAACCCGCTGGTCAACGCGCTCTGCGTGGGCGTGATGCGGCACGAGGACATCCACCTGGCCAAGGCCTCCGGCGCCGGCAACAAGGTCATCCTCTACGGCGCCCGCACCGGCGGCGACGGCATCGGCGGCGTCTCCGTGCTCGCCTCGGAGACCTTCGACTCCACCGGCCCGGCCAAGCGCCCGGCGGTGCAGGTCGGCGACCCGTTCCAGGAGAAGCTGCTCATCGAGTGCACCCTGGAGCTGTTCGCCGAGAAGCTGGTCGTCGGCATCCAGGACCTCGGCGGCGCCGGCCTGTCCTGCGCCACCTCCGAGCTGGCCTCGGCCGGCTCCGGCGGCATGCGGGTGGAGCTGGACACCGTGCCGCTGCGCGACTCCACGCTCTCCCCCGAGGAGATCCTGATGAGCGAGTCGCAGGAGCGGATGTGCGCGGTGGTCGAGCCGGGCAAGGTCGACCGCTTCATGGAGATCTGCGAGAAGTGGGACGTCATCGCCACCGTGATCGGTGAGGTCACCGACGGCGACCGGCTGGAGATCTTCTGGCACGGCGAGCAGGTCGTGGACGTGCCCCCGCGCACCGTCGCCCACGAGGGCCCCGTCTACCAGCGCCCGCTGGCCCGCCCGGACTGGCAGGACGCCCTGCAGGCCGACGCCCCCACCGCCGAACGGCTGGCCCGCCCGGCCACCGGCGAGGAACTGCGCGAGACCCTGCTGAAGGTCGTCGCCTCCCCGAACCAGGCCGACAAGAGCTGGATCACCGCGCAGTACGACCGCTACGTGCTCGGCAACACGGTCCTCGCCCAGCCCGAGGACTCCGGCATGGTGCGGATCGACGAGACCACCGGCCTGGGCGTGGCGCTGGCCACCGACGGCAACGGCCGCTACGCCAAGCTGGACCCGTACACCGGCGCCCAGCTGGCGCTGGCCGAGGCCTACCGCAACGTGGCCGCCACCGGTGCCCGTCCGCTGGCCGTCACCGACTGCCTGAACTTCGGCTCGCCGGAGGACCCGGCGGTGATGTGGCAGTTCGCCGAGGCCTGCCGCGGCCTCGCCGACGCCTGCCAGACCCTGGGCACGCCGGTCACCGGCGGCAACGTCTCCTTCTACAACCAGACCGGCGAGACGGCGATCCACCCCACTCCCGTGGTGGGCGTGCTCGGCGTGATCGACGACGTGGAGCGCCGCACCCCGATCGGCTTCACCGAGGACGGCCAGCTGCTCTACCTGCTCGGCGAGACCCGCGACGAGCTCGGCGGCTCGGCCTGGGCGCAGGTCGTCCACGACCACCTGGGCGGCCTGCCGCCGCGGGTGGACCTGGAGGCGGAGCGGCTGCTGGCCGAGGTGCTGATCGCCGGCTCGCGCGACGGCATGCTGGACGCCGCGCACGACCTCTCCGACGGCGGCCTGGCGCAGGCCCTGGTGGAGAGCTGCCTGCGCGGTGGCCGCGGCGCCCGAGTGGTGCTGCCGGAGGGCGCCGACCCGTTCGTCACCCTCTTCAGCGAGTCCGCCGGCCGCGCGGTGGTGGCCGTGCCGCGCAGCGAGGAGCTGCGCTTCACGGACATGTGCCGCGCCCGGGGCCTGGCCGCCACCCGCATCGGCGTGGTCGACGGCGACGCCCTGGAGGTGCAGGGGCAGTTCTCGGTCTCCCTGGAGGAGCTGCGCGCGACCTCCGAGGCCACCCTGCCGAAGCTGCTCGCCTGA
- the purQ gene encoding phosphoribosylformylglycinamidine synthase subunit PurQ, whose protein sequence is MTTRVGVVTFPGSLDDRDAQRAVRLAGGEPVALWHRDRDLKQVDAIVLPGGFSYGDYLRCGAIARFSPVMDSVIEQARAGMPVLGICNGFQVLCESHLLPGALTRNDHLHFICRDQRLRVENTDTAWTGDYTTGQEITVPLKNGEGGYVADERTLDELEATGRVVFRYLGGNPNGSRRDIAGITNEAGNVVGLMPHPEHAVETLTGPTTDGLGFFTSILKRLVNA, encoded by the coding sequence GTGACCACCCGCGTCGGAGTCGTGACCTTCCCCGGCTCGCTGGACGACCGGGACGCCCAGCGCGCGGTGCGCCTGGCCGGCGGTGAACCGGTCGCCCTGTGGCACCGCGACCGCGACCTCAAGCAGGTCGACGCCATCGTGCTGCCGGGAGGCTTCTCCTACGGCGACTACCTGCGCTGTGGCGCCATCGCCCGGTTCTCCCCGGTGATGGACTCGGTGATCGAGCAGGCCAGGGCCGGCATGCCGGTGCTCGGCATCTGCAACGGCTTCCAGGTGCTGTGCGAGTCGCACCTGCTGCCCGGCGCGCTCACCCGCAACGACCACCTGCACTTCATCTGCCGCGACCAGCGGCTGCGGGTGGAGAACACCGACACCGCCTGGACCGGCGACTACACCACCGGCCAGGAGATCACCGTTCCGCTGAAGAACGGCGAGGGCGGCTACGTCGCCGACGAGCGCACGCTCGACGAGCTGGAGGCCACCGGCCGCGTGGTCTTCCGCTACCTCGGCGGCAACCCCAACGGCTCGCGCCGCGACATCGCCGGCATCACCAACGAGGCCGGCAACGTGGTGGGCCTGATGCCACACCCCGAGCACGCCGTGGAGACCCTCACCGGTCCCACCACCGACGGCCTCGGGTTCTTCACCTCGATCCTGAAGAGGCTGGTCAACGCCTGA
- the purS gene encoding phosphoribosylformylglycinamidine synthase subunit PurS, with product MPVARVVVDVMLKPEILDPQGQAVQRALPRLGFEGIADVRQGKRFEIELDGPADEAAVARIREAAETFLANTVIEDFTVRVEESS from the coding sequence GTGCCTGTGGCACGCGTCGTTGTCGACGTCATGCTCAAGCCGGAGATCCTCGACCCGCAGGGGCAGGCGGTGCAGCGCGCACTGCCCCGCCTCGGCTTCGAGGGAATCGCGGACGTCCGCCAGGGAAAGCGCTTCGAGATCGAACTCGACGGGCCGGCCGACGAGGCCGCCGTCGCGCGGATCCGCGAGGCCGCCGAGACCTTCCTCGCCAACACCGTCATCGAGGACTTCACCGTCCGCGTGGAGGAGTCCTCGTGA
- a CDS encoding histone-like nucleoid-structuring protein Lsr2, producing MAQRVVVNLYDDIDGSAGEETVVFGLDGQRYEIDLSAANAEQLRSLLAPYVQAGRRRTPQGRHFRRTTVASDPATVRAWARARGIEVPTRGRIPKSVYTAFAESTA from the coding sequence ATGGCTCAGCGCGTAGTGGTCAACCTGTACGACGACATCGACGGCAGCGCCGGCGAGGAGACGGTGGTCTTCGGCCTCGACGGCCAGCGCTACGAGATCGACCTGTCCGCCGCCAACGCCGAGCAGCTGCGCTCCCTGCTGGCCCCGTACGTGCAGGCCGGCCGGCGCCGCACCCCGCAGGGCCGTCACTTCCGCCGCACCACGGTGGCGTCGGACCCGGCGACGGTGCGCGCCTGGGCGCGGGCGCGCGGCATCGAGGTGCCGACCCGCGGCCGCATCCCGAAGAGCGTCTACACGGCGTTCGCCGAGTCGACCGCCTGA